The genome window TGAGCGCCCACTTGCTGAGGTTCGAGATGGGAGAGATTGACGCGTACGTCCGCCTGGCCCGCCAGCGGCACATCTCCTGGCGGCTCCTGGCGATCCTGGTGCCGTACTCCGCGGCCAAGTACGTGCGGAGACTGGCGCTGTCGCTCGTGCGGCGATGATGGGGAGGGACTGGTGGGAGCGCCACAGGCTCTGGTTGGTTGGACTCGTGGTTGTGCTCCTACCGTTCCAGTTCCGGACCGCTCTGCCCTTCCGTCTGGCTCCGGCCGATCTGGTCCTCGCCTGCTGTTTGGCGCTGGGCTTCCGGCACCTCCGATTTCCCCCCTCGGCGTGGTCACCCTGGCATCGGGGACTGCCGCTGGTCTTCGGCATGGGATTGGTTGTCGCTCTGATGCGTACCGGTGAGGTGATACCCTACGCCCTCTGGCAGAAAGGTGCGGGGCTACTCGTCCTACTGGCACTGTATGCCGTGGTGGTCGACGTGGCGGTCGACTGGGCAACGGTCCGCCGTCTCCTGCTGTTGTTCGTACTCGGCACTGTGTTTGCGAATCTCGTGGCCATGACGGGGTTTCTGGCGAGCCTTGCCGGCGGCTTGGGGAATCGCCGTCTGGCCGGGTTCCTCGTTGATCCCAACGCGCATGGAAGCCTTCTGGTCGTAGCGCTCAGCATTCAGCTTCTGACCTGGCTCTCCTCTCGGCGGTTGGTCCGGGGAGTGCCCGGGGTCCTCTGCATGGTCACTCTCGGTGCGGGTCTTCTCCTGACCATCTCCCGATCCGCATGGGCCGGGGCGTTGGTGGCCGTGGCGGTCGGGGCCATCATCGACCCAAGGCTTCTCCTCATCGCCGGGTTGATCGCGTCTCCGGCCGCCCTGGCGTTAGCCTGTACGCCCGGATACCTGCAACTGGTCATGGCCCGCCTGCCGTTGATCCTCGATAGAGTGGAGATCGTGGAAGAGGCTGCGGCTCAGATCGCCCTGAACCCGATGTTTGGGGCGGGCCTGGGGGTCTTCCACGCCACCTCCCGGGTTGGCAAGATCGTCCACAACACCTTACTCTGGAGTTTAACCGAGTTCGGGCTGATCGGGTTGGCTGTCTTCTGTGGCTTCCTGGGATGGTTTGTTGTCGCCGCCCTCCGGGCCGCCAAGAGGGCGCCCGGGGCTGAACGCGAGCTTGTTCTAGCCATGGCCGCCGCCCATCTGGCGATGCTCGCCGTGTCCATGGGCATCGAAGCCCTATACCAGCGGCATTGGTGGCTCGTGATGGCTCTCATTGGCGCCAGTCACACGCTCGCCAGCTCACCCCGGGCGGCGCCCGGTGGCTCGAGCCCTCCAAGCTGACCTGCCTGGCCCAGCCCCCCGCTTGGCCGGCCGCGCCCGACGCCGCGGGCAGGAGTTGTCGCGAGGGTGCAGAACAAGAAGTGCTTGCCTGGTACAGTCCTCGCTCCTGGCGAGACCAACCATGTGGGGGCAGTCGTGCTGAACTTGGAGGGGCAACTCTTCCCGCCCGGCTCCGGTCATGAGGCCCACCGGTGCGGTACATGACGGCAAGGCAAGGATCGGCCCAACGAATGGTGGAGGCCACCTTGGCCGTGTTTGTGCTATCGGCCCTGGTCAAGGTGATCGCCCTCGGCCGGGATCTTGCTCTGGCAGCATACTTCGGCGCCGGTCCCGCCACCGACGCCTACATGGTTGCCACCGTGATCCCCTTCCACCTGTGGTTGCCCGCAGCAGGCATCGTGGTGCTGGCATTCGTACCGGTGTTCTCGTCCCAACTTGCCACCGACGGGCGTCGACGGGCCTGGAAGACGTTCTCCGGGGTGCTCAGCTTGCTAACGGTGACGGCGGCGCTGGCCGCCCTGGCCGGGTTCGTCTGGGCGCCGCGGTTGGTCGCAGCCATGGCACCCGGCTTGGATCCACCTACTCTGGCCCTAGCCGCCTCGCTGGCCCGGGTCATGCTGCCGGCCATGGTCGGGTTTTCGCTCTACGCCGTGGTCGCCGCGGCTCTCAACGCGCACGGCCGGTTCGCCGTTGCCGCCGGAGCCCCGGTTCTCCTGAATCTGGCCATGGTTGCCGCCATTCTCTTGTTCGCTTCCCGCTACGGGATCGTGGCCGTCGGCGTGGGCTGTGTTGTCGGCGCTGGTCTTCAGTCTGTCTTCTGCCTTCCTTCCCTGCTCGCTGTCAAGGCCGCTTACAGCTGGCGGGTGGGGTTCGCCGACCCTGGCTTGAGGAAGGTGGGCCGATTGCTCTGGCCTCTGGCGGCCGCACTGCTCCTTGGCCAGGCGTCGGTTCTAGTGGAGCGGTACCTGGCTTCTTGGCTGGCCGTGGGGAGCATAAGCGCGCTGGCCTATGCCACAAAGGTGGCCGGCCTGCCGCAGATGCTGGTGGCCACGGCGGTGGCCACGGTTGTGTTTCCCTCGCTGGCGCGCTACGCCTCCCGCAACGAGGACGACCGTTTTCGGCGCACCCTGGCGCAGGCCTTGCGGGTGTCCCTCCTTGTCCTCGTACCTGCCGCCGTCGGCCTGGTTATCCTGGGGCAACCGGTGGTCCGCATGCTGTTGCAGCGGGGAGCATTCGACGTCCGGGCGACTCAGCTGACGGCATCGGCCCTAGTCTTCTACGCTCCAGGGATGGTGGCCGCCGGAGCTGCCGGGATCCTGGTCCGTGGTTCGTATGCCGTGCAGGATATGATCAGCCCTCTCGGCGTGGCGGCGCTGGCCCTGGTAGCACATGTCGCTGCCGCGTTTTCACTGGTGGGCCCCATGGGGCATGCCGGTCTGGCCATCGCCACCTCGCTCGGCAGTTGGGTGCACTTCTTGGCTCTCTATGTCCTTCTCAGGACCAGGGGATTGCTGACACCCTTATCGCTTCGGGAATGGGTGCGGCCCGCCATGGCCGTCGCGGGCATGGCCGTGGTGACCCTGGCGGTGGTGGGCCTGACCGGAGGCGGGCTTGCCGGTACGGCGGCTGCCATCGGCGCAGGCAGCACTGTCTACCTGGCCGGCCTGGTACGACTGGGTGTGCCTGAGGCCCGGGACGCGCTGGCGATGGCCCGGGCTGGCCTCCGGGAGCGGCTGGGGGTCAGGCGGTGACTGACCGCCTTCCGGATGCTGCGGACCCAGGCAGGTGTGGAGGAAACCCGCGTTTCCCCGCCGACCGCGAGCTCACGGTGGTGAGGGTGACATGCCGCTGCAGGCCTGAAGTTGGGCTGCGGCCAAACGGGCCGGGTCGAGGAGTGTACTACTCTCCGCGATCTGCGCGGAATGCTGCTACCGTCTGGGCCAACCCTTCCTCCAGGCTAAAGCGGCTGGACCACCCAAGTTCACGTTCGGACCGCGATGGGTCGAGCACGCTGTACCTCAAGTCCCCGGGTCGGGGTGGCCCGTAGGTCGCCGGCCGGTCGAAGTTGCAGAGCCGGGCCAGGGCCGAGTAGAGTTCGTTGACGGTTGTGCCCCGGCCGGTGCCTATGTTGTAGCTGCCATGACCGGCGTGGCCAACCGAGACCATCACAGCCTCCACCACGTCCGCCACATACACGTAGTCACGGACGCACCGGCCGTCGCCAAAGATAACCGGCTGTTGGCCGGTGAGCATGCGGTGGGAGAAGATGGCCACCACCCCGGCTTCGCCGGCCGGGTCTTGCCGGGGGCCGTAGATGTTGGCCAGTCTCAGAGACACGTAGCTGAGACCATGTTCGGCCTGGAAGTGCCTGAGGTACAACTCCCCCGCCAGCTTGGTAATGCCGTAGGGGGAGATGGGGAGCAGCGGGAGATCCTCGGTGGCGGGTTCCTTGGTCTCGCCGTAGGCGGTGCCACCGGAGGCTGTGAACACAACCTTGCGCACCCGTGCCTGGACGCAGGCCCTCAGCAGGTTGATGGTTCCCAGGGCGTTTGTGGTCGCGTCGGCAATGGGATCCGCGACCGATCGGGAAACCGAGGCCTGAGCCGCCAGGTGAACTACCAGTTCCGGGTGGCGGTCGCGGACGAGGGAAAGGAAGTCGGCGGAGGCGATGTCGAGGCGGTGGAGATCAACTCCGGGTGGGAGGTTCTCGGCCCGACCGGTGGACAAGTCGTCAACCACGGTGACCAGGCAGCCCCTGGCGAGGAGGGCATCCACTACGTGGCTGCCGATGAAACCGGCGCCACCGGTGACGAGGACCCGTCGCTGGGCCAGAGAGGAGGCCATGTCAGGACCCTGCCCGGCGGGCGCGGGACCGCCGGGTTCCGGCTCGAACGGCTCTGACAAGGTCATCGCGATACTCTTCCCGCTGGAGACCAAGCTCCACGTTGGCCCGGAGGTAGTCCCGCTTGTTCCCCACGTCGTAGCGCGTACCCGTGAACACCTGGGCGAACAGGGGACGCGTCGCCATCAGAACGCGGAGGGCGTCGGTGAGTTGGATCTCTCCCTTTGCGCCTGGGGGGGTCTGGTCGAGCACTGTGAGAATGTCCGGGTGCACCACGTAGCGGCCAACAATGGCCAGGTCGGAGGGCGCGGCTCCGGGTTCCGGCTTTTCCACCAGTTCGGACAGCCTCAGCAGGCCTGGAGTCACCTCTTGACCGCCCACTATCCCATAGCGGTTGACCGCGGTCCAGGGCACCGGCTGCACGCTGAGTACTCCACCATGGGAGCGGTCGAAAACGTCCAGCAACTGCTGAAGGCAGGGCCGGTCATCGACGAAGATCTCGTCTGGCAGTAGAACGGCAAAGGGCTCGTCCGCCAAGTGACCCGCTGCGCACCCCACGGCGTGGCCGAGGCCGCGAGGTCTTTCCTGAATCGGGAACGCGAATCGCACACCTTCGTACCGGCGGGAGAGGTGTTCCTGGATCTGCAGCTTACCTGAACCGATAACGACGATGATCTCGGTGATGCCGGAAGCGACAGCCTCGTCCACGGCGTACTCAATCATCGGCTTGTCGACGAGGGGTAGCATCTCCTTTGGTATGGCCGTGGTCGCTGGCAGCATGCGGGTACCCTGGCCGGCGGCCGGGATGACCGCCTGTTGGACCTTGATCCCCGGCATATTGACCCCCGATCCCCGTCCCCCATGTCCAGCGGAAACGCCAATAACAGTTCTCCGACCAGGCCCCGCATTCCTGTCAGAAGACACCCCCGGGGGTCAGATCCCGAGAGAGCTCGATGCCCGCTCCTCTCGGCGGCGGAGAACACCTCTGGTCTTCCTCAGCAGCAGCAAGGCCTTGGCGGTCTGAAGCACGATCTTGAGGTCCTGAAGGTGACTGTGGTTGAGGATGTAGTAGATGTCGAAGAGCAGCTTGTCCTCAGGCGCGGTATCATAGTTGCCCATCACCTGCGCAAGGCCGGTCAGACCAGGTTTCACAAGGAACCGGAACCCGTACCCGGGGATCTCGCGCTGCAGTTGCTCCACGAAGTACGGCCTCTCAGGTCTGGGTCCCACCACGCTCATGTCGCCCTTCAGAACATTCACCAGCTGCGGGATCTCATCGATGCGGAGTCTCCTGAGCACGGAACCGAAAGGCGTCACCCGCGCGTCGTTCTCCTCTGCGAGCGTCGGGCCGGTTTCCTCTTCAGCGTCCATGACCATCGTCCTGAACTTGTACAGGCGGAAGCGAACCATGCCTCGACCGAGTCTGACTTGTGAGTACACTACTGGACCAGGTCCGGAGAGCTTTATCCCCAGGGCGATGAATGGGAGCAGGGGAGCAGTCAAGACCAGGCCAAGCCCTGCCAGTACCAGGTCGGAGCATCGCTTGAGCGACCGGTCAAACGCCGCAAGGCCACTGGCTGGCAGGTGGAGAACCGGCGAATCGTGAATGCAGCTCAGCTGCATAGAACTGATCATCAGGTCGAGGGCCGTGGGGTACAGGTACAGGTCAGAGTCAGCCGACTGGTCCAGTGCAGCGGCAATGTCGTCACGGGATTGAAGCCCAAACGCCTCTGCCTGGGTCTCAGCCGATCTACCCGTTCCCGGTACCCGTGATCGTGACAGCCAAACGGCACTGGGAGCGCCGGTGAGCCTGCTCTTGGTAACGGCTCTCATGCCCCCCATGAGCATGACCTGGAGGGGGAAGCCGATGGCCAACACTCCTCGGGGAAAGGCTACTGCTCCAACATAGTAGGTCAGGCCGGCCGACAGGATGTTCGAGAGGGCCAATGCCAGTAGGACCCCGATCAACACCTCGGTCCGGTCTCCGTTGGCGGGAGTATACAGGTCCATCAAGCCGAGAGCCAGCAACGTTACAACGGTCACAAGAGGTGCCATGAGCAGGAACGACTCGAAATTGCGGGCAGGTATGGCGCCACCGAACCGGATCAGGAAGGCCGTCACGTAGGCCAGGTTAACGAAGAAGACATCGCCCAGAATCCACGAGAATCTTAGCGCCCTCGAGTTCATCCTGCCCTCAAGCCCCTTGCCAACTTGGACTGCTGATGAATCTTTAGGACCAGCCAACTATTTCAACTTGGCCTGGTATGCCACCCACCTTCTCTGTCAGCGAGTAACAACCCTGCCTCCAATGTCAACTGGATTCGGGGTCGGCGGCTCCAAAGTGACAGGCAACACACCTAATTCTCCGTCGGCAAAGTCAATCCCTTCATAGAACTGACAGATTATGGGTCACCGTGCCCTGGGGGCAGGACATCCGGCACAGCCGACGAAGCTGGTGACCTAGACGTCCTCGTAGCCACAGGAGGGATCTCCAGGGTGTTCGCCGTGATCATGGCCGGTGGGCGGGGGGAACGATTCTGGCCCTATAGCAGGAGCGATCGTCCGAAGCAGTTGCTGGACCTTACGGGGCGCGGGAGTATGCTGTCCGAAACATGTCGCCGTACCTGTCGCCTCGCAAGCCCGTTGGACACCTACATCGCCACTACCGAGCCGCTCGCCACGCAGATCAGTGGGCATATCGGGGAGATCCCGAGTGCCAACGTTATCCTGGAACCGGCTGGCCGCAACACGGCTGCGGCGCTCGGTCTGGTTGCCCTGTACCTTGAGCGAAGGGACCCGGAAGGCATCATGGTCGCGCTTCCCGCCGACCACCACGTTGTCGACGAGGAGGGGTTTGCGAGTACCCTCGCCGAGGCCGTGGCCATCGCCAGACGGTCAGACCACATCGGTACCGTGGGCATACCCCCCACCCGACCGGAGACCGGTTACGGCTACATCGAACGCGATGACAGACCTCTATCTGGTTCTTCCGCTTACCCCGTCGTGCGCTTCACCGAGAAGCCCGACTTGGAGAAAGCGCAGGAGTACTTGGCCACGGGTCGGTTCCTGTGGAACAGTGGGATGTTCATCTGGAGGGTGTCCACGTTCCTGCGGCTTGTCGATTCCTTCTTGCCGGAGCTCTCGGCAAGTCTGAGGAGAATCCGAGGGGCACTTGGAACCCAGAAGGCCGGCGCGGTGATCCGGGAGGAGTACCAGGTGCTACCGAGTATCTCCGTGGACTACGGGATCATGGAACACGCACCGTCGGTCTTTGTCATCCCCGCCCGCTTTGGCTGGGATGACGTGGGGAGCTGGGGATCGCTTGAGAGAGTGTTGGCGGAGGATGGTGCGGGGAACGTCATATCCGGTAGTTTTGTGGGGCTTGACTCGAGCGGTCTCGTGGTCAAGGCTGAGAGTGCGCTTGTTGCCACCGTAGGTATCAGCGACCTGGTTATCGTGGAGAGCGGTGGTGCGATACTGGTCTGCGCCAAGGACAGGGTGCAGGACGTGCGCCAGCTGGTTGCGGAGCTCAGGCAACGGAAGCTTGATCGGTATCTCTGAGGGGTGTCAGGTCATGAAGGTTGTTGACAAGCCCTGGGGGCGGGAGATCTGGTGGGCGGTCACTGCCCGCTATGTCGGCAAGATCATCGAGGTTAAGGCTGGCCACAGGCTCAGCCTGCAGTATCACCAGATCAAACTGGAGAGTATGTACTGTGTGTCGGGTCAGGGGGCGGTACAGATAGGCAGCCAGTTTGTGGATGTGGGCCCTGGGTGGGCAGCGACCATTCTGCCTGGAACTCTACATCGGGTCACTGCGGTCACCGACTTAGTTCTTCACGAGGTCTCAACCCCGGAGGTCACAGACGTGGTCCGGCTCAACGACGATTACGACCGGATGCAGGATGCTTCGACGTGATTGGCCGCCGGGGTAACGAAGTAAGGAGTCTTGTTGCAGGTACAGGCTCAGCTCAGTGTTTCTCAACCGCACGACCGCAGACAACCTTGCACCTCACCGGTTTCAGTGAGGTGAAGACGCATGAACCCCCTGAGCACGTTCCTATAGCATCCGTCGGAGGCATTGAGCCGCCACCCGAGGATGGCCAACTCACAGACGCCAAAGAACGCGGGCGTACTTGTCCAGGACTCGCTTCTTCTCATAGTTCTCTTCGAAGCACCGTCGAGCTCTTTCCTTCATCTCCTGCATCTCGGCAGGACGCTCCATCCACCGTATCAGTGCACTGACCGTGCCTGTAACGTCGCCCTGGTCAACTCGGTAGCCACACCCGTGACGCTGGATGATCTGGGCAACCTCAGACCGTTCACCCACCAAACCCAGGATAGCCAGTCCCGCTGCGAGGTACCCATACAGCTTGCTGGGCTCCGACAGACCTTCCAGTCCCTTCTGCAGGGTTACCACTCCGATGTCTCCGACCGCAAGGGAGTAGGATAACACCACGTATGGCACGTGCGGCAGAAAGAGAACGTTTGTCAGCCCGCGTTGTTGAGCCAACGCCATCAGTTCTGCCTTCTTCCCGCCCTCACCTATGAAGACAAGGACCAACTTAGGAAACACTCGCAGCCGATCCGCCGCTTCGATCAGTGTCTCAAGATCGTGGGCCAGTCCAAGATTGCCTGAATACAGGACGACGATCCTTCCTTCAAGCCCGTGATCCCGCGCAAACCAGTTGTCGCGCTTCGCACGCGGGAATATGTGCGTGCCATCCGCCCAGTTGTGGATGATGTGGACTGGCAGACATCGCTTCCCGGCCTGCTTGAACACCTCTTCTCTGACACTGCTTCCCAGCACGATGACTGCTCCAGCTCGTCGGAAAGCCATCCCGTTGAGGAGTCTCCACACGCGAGTGAGAGGATTCCCCTCGCGGATGTAGGCAAGCTTGACTGCCACATCCGGGTACAGATCATGCACTATAATAGCGTATCGCCGACGCCTAGTCACATTACCAAGCCAGGCAACCCACGGCAGAAACGGTGGATTAGTGGTCGCTACGACGCTGCCATGATCTCGTCCAAATATCAGGCGCATTGCCACAGACGCCGAGAAGGTGATCCAGTTCAACGTGCGTCCCAACAGAAAGCTCTTGCGGAACTGCGTGGAGAAGAGTCGCCGGATCTGGACGCCACGGTGTTCCTCGCTCCCGACCAGTCGCTGGCTACCGTGGTACGTTGGTTGCCCCGCATACACGAGAACGCTGAATCCCCGTTCTCGGAGATCCATCGCTAGGTCCGTCAAGAGCTGTGAGGTGGCAGCACTCTCCGGGTAGAAGAACTGAGATAGCAGAATTATGTTACTCGCCGTCCTACTCACCTGCCATCTCTCGGAATTCGGCAGTCAGGTTTGACTTTCCCTGGGTACATCCCTGCTCTTCGAGCGGCTAGGAAAGCGGCTTCGCTGCTGCCTCCTCCCGGCCCAGGCCCGCCCGGCTTCAGTTCCGCAGCTCATCTCTGTTAGAGGATCACCGGCAGCTAACTCGCGATCGCGTCCGCAGAGAAGCGAGGAAGTCTTCTACCGAAGACCTTAGGAGGATCCCGCTGACAGCTCGTCCAGGATGCCACAGAGATGGGTGAGTGCGCTGTCGATGGGGTAATGGTGATTCCCCACGAATAGACCATCTCGGTCGATCTCCTGAGACACAACAAGGGGATGCGGGATTTCATGGTCGAGGTGTCGGATAACTGGGTTACAGGTAAAATCACCGGCTACAATAGGGCGAGACTCAATGCCTGCCGAATCAAGTCGCTCCACGACCTCGTTACGACGACCTGCCAATGAGCCTCGCAGGATTATGGCCAGACCGAACCAAGAACTGCTCCCTTCTTCTCTCTGAATACGTACGTCCCTTCGTTCACCCAGAAGTGTGGTGAAAACAGCGGCATTGCGGCGCCGCGCTTCAACCAGGCGTGGCAGCTTCTTGAGCTGTTCCCGACCGATTGCGCCCGAAATCTCAAGCGGGCGCACGTTATACCCGGGTAGCACAAACCGGAACTTCGCCATGAAGGTGTCGATATCCACTGCCAGGTGGCTATCGGGCGGCTGTTCGCGGGTCCAGCCGTGAGCGCGTAACGACAGCAGCGTATGGTAAAGACGCTTGTCATCTGTGAGTAGGACACCTCCCTCCATCGTTGATATGTGGTGGGAGAAGAATGTGCTCAATGTCCCACACAGCCCAAACGTGCCAGTGTAGCGACCATTCAGACGGGCTCCTAGGGACTCGCAGTTGTCCTCCAGAAGGACCAAGCCGTACCGATCGCATATTTCCAACAGGCGGCCGTAGGCGCACGGATTGCCCAAGAGGTTCACGGCGAAGATTCCTCGGACGTCGGGTGTTATCGCCTCCTCAAGAAGATCCGGATCGATATTCAGGGTCTCAGGATGGACGTCAACGAATCGCAGCCTCATACCGTACTGGCTCAACGGGAAGTAAGTAGTGCTCCAGGAAACGCCAGGAACGATGACCGTGTCGCCACGGCGGAGCAGCGCATCAGGATGGTACACCAGACCAGCCACAGCGAGCAGGTTCGCTGACGACCCGGAGTTCACCATGACGGCGTACTGCACTCCGAGCAGCGCCGAGAGTTCTTCCTCGAATGCTCTGACCTCGCGGCCCATCGTGTATTGCCTTGACACAATCACGCGCTGCATAGCACTGAACTCAGCTTCATCCCACGTCTCTGTTGCAAGCGGAAGCATCATAAAGCTACACGCTCCCTTCACTCCTAAAGTGATGAACAGTCTGGCGGATTCCTTCCTCGACTGAGGTACGGGGGGACCAGTTGAACAACTGGGCGGCCCGTGTTGATGCAAGTAGCTTGCGGTGCATGCCGATCGGCTTGCTGCGGTCATAGGTGAAACTGCCCTCAAAGCCCATTTGCCTTGCGACCATCCGGTAATACTCGTTCACCGTATAGTCCTTACCGTATCCAAGATTGAGGTACGGTGGAAGCTCGTCCATGCGAGACGCAATGCTTATGAGGAAACCAGCAAGATCATCGACAAACAAGAACTCGCGCCGAGCTTCACCGTCTCCCCAGATCTCCACGCTGTCACAACCGGTCTCCAAGGCTCGTTGTATCTTGCATATGGCGGCGGCAATCAGGTGACTTCGATCAGGTGAGAACTCGTCACCCGGACCAAATAGATTACATGGGATGATCGTACGATAGCAGTAGTCGCCCTCCCGGGAAATATACTC of bacterium contains these proteins:
- a CDS encoding O-antigen ligase family protein, which gives rise to MGRDWWERHRLWLVGLVVVLLPFQFRTALPFRLAPADLVLACCLALGFRHLRFPPSAWSPWHRGLPLVFGMGLVVALMRTGEVIPYALWQKGAGLLVLLALYAVVVDVAVDWATVRRLLLLFVLGTVFANLVAMTGFLASLAGGLGNRRLAGFLVDPNAHGSLLVVALSIQLLTWLSSRRLVRGVPGVLCMVTLGAGLLLTISRSAWAGALVAVAVGAIIDPRLLLIAGLIASPAALALACTPGYLQLVMARLPLILDRVEIVEEAAAQIALNPMFGAGLGVFHATSRVGKIVHNTLLWSLTEFGLIGLAVFCGFLGWFVVAALRAAKRAPGAERELVLAMAAAHLAMLAVSMGIEALYQRHWWLVMALIGASHTLASSPRAAPGGSSPPS
- the murJ gene encoding murein biosynthesis integral membrane protein MurJ, encoding MTARQGSAQRMVEATLAVFVLSALVKVIALGRDLALAAYFGAGPATDAYMVATVIPFHLWLPAAGIVVLAFVPVFSSQLATDGRRRAWKTFSGVLSLLTVTAALAALAGFVWAPRLVAAMAPGLDPPTLALAASLARVMLPAMVGFSLYAVVAAALNAHGRFAVAAGAPVLLNLAMVAAILLFASRYGIVAVGVGCVVGAGLQSVFCLPSLLAVKAAYSWRVGFADPGLRKVGRLLWPLAAALLLGQASVLVERYLASWLAVGSISALAYATKVAGLPQMLVATAVATVVFPSLARYASRNEDDRFRRTLAQALRVSLLVLVPAAVGLVILGQPVVRMLLQRGAFDVRATQLTASALVFYAPGMVAAGAAGILVRGSYAVQDMISPLGVAALALVAHVAAAFSLVGPMGHAGLAIATSLGSWVHFLALYVLLRTRGLLTPLSLREWVRPAMAVAGMAVVTLAVVGLTGGGLAGTAAAIGAGSTVYLAGLVRLGVPEARDALAMARAGLRERLGVRR
- a CDS encoding NAD-dependent epimerase/dehydratase family protein yields the protein MASSLAQRRVLVTGGAGFIGSHVVDALLARGCLVTVVDDLSTGRAENLPPGVDLHRLDIASADFLSLVRDRHPELVVHLAAQASVSRSVADPIADATTNALGTINLLRACVQARVRKVVFTASGGTAYGETKEPATEDLPLLPISPYGITKLAGELYLRHFQAEHGLSYVSLRLANIYGPRQDPAGEAGVVAIFSHRMLTGQQPVIFGDGRCVRDYVYVADVVEAVMVSVGHAGHGSYNIGTGRGTTVNELYSALARLCNFDRPATYGPPRPGDLRYSVLDPSRSERELGWSSRFSLEEGLAQTVAAFRADRGE
- a CDS encoding UTP--glucose-1-phosphate uridylyltransferase, translated to MPGIKVQQAVIPAAGQGTRMLPATTAIPKEMLPLVDKPMIEYAVDEAVASGITEIIVVIGSGKLQIQEHLSRRYEGVRFAFPIQERPRGLGHAVGCAAGHLADEPFAVLLPDEIFVDDRPCLQQLLDVFDRSHGGVLSVQPVPWTAVNRYGIVGGQEVTPGLLRLSELVEKPEPGAAPSDLAIVGRYVVHPDILTVLDQTPPGAKGEIQLTDALRVLMATRPLFAQVFTGTRYDVGNKRDYLRANVELGLQREEYRDDLVRAVRAGTRRSRARRAGS
- a CDS encoding sugar transferase, coding for MNSRALRFSWILGDVFFVNLAYVTAFLIRFGGAIPARNFESFLLMAPLVTVVTLLALGLMDLYTPANGDRTEVLIGVLLALALSNILSAGLTYYVGAVAFPRGVLAIGFPLQVMLMGGMRAVTKSRLTGAPSAVWLSRSRVPGTGRSAETQAEAFGLQSRDDIAAALDQSADSDLYLYPTALDLMISSMQLSCIHDSPVLHLPASGLAAFDRSLKRCSDLVLAGLGLVLTAPLLPFIALGIKLSGPGPVVYSQVRLGRGMVRFRLYKFRTMVMDAEEETGPTLAEENDARVTPFGSVLRRLRIDEIPQLVNVLKGDMSVVGPRPERPYFVEQLQREIPGYGFRFLVKPGLTGLAQVMGNYDTAPEDKLLFDIYYILNHSHLQDLKIVLQTAKALLLLRKTRGVLRRREERASSSLGI
- a CDS encoding mannose-1-phosphate guanylyltransferase; protein product: MAGGRGERFWPYSRSDRPKQLLDLTGRGSMLSETCRRTCRLASPLDTYIATTEPLATQISGHIGEIPSANVILEPAGRNTAAALGLVALYLERRDPEGIMVALPADHHVVDEEGFASTLAEAVAIARRSDHIGTVGIPPTRPETGYGYIERDDRPLSGSSAYPVVRFTEKPDLEKAQEYLATGRFLWNSGMFIWRVSTFLRLVDSFLPELSASLRRIRGALGTQKAGAVIREEYQVLPSISVDYGIMEHAPSVFVIPARFGWDDVGSWGSLERVLAEDGAGNVISGSFVGLDSSGLVVKAESALVATVGISDLVIVESGGAILVCAKDRVQDVRQLVAELRQRKLDRYL
- a CDS encoding cupin, which produces MKVVDKPWGREIWWAVTARYVGKIIEVKAGHRLSLQYHQIKLESMYCVSGQGAVQIGSQFVDVGPGWAATILPGTLHRVTAVTDLVLHEVSTPEVTDVVRLNDDYDRMQDAST
- a CDS encoding glycosyltransferase family 4 protein → MSRTASNIILLSQFFYPESAATSQLLTDLAMDLRERGFSVLVYAGQPTYHGSQRLVGSEEHRGVQIRRLFSTQFRKSFLLGRTLNWITFSASVAMRLIFGRDHGSVVATTNPPFLPWVAWLGNVTRRRRYAIIVHDLYPDVAVKLAYIREGNPLTRVWRLLNGMAFRRAGAVIVLGSSVREEVFKQAGKRCLPVHIIHNWADGTHIFPRAKRDNWFARDHGLEGRIVVLYSGNLGLAHDLETLIEAADRLRVFPKLVLVFIGEGGKKAELMALAQQRGLTNVLFLPHVPYVVLSYSLAVGDIGVVTLQKGLEGLSEPSKLYGYLAAGLAILGLVGERSEVAQIIQRHGCGYRVDQGDVTGTVSALIRWMERPAEMQEMKERARRCFEENYEKKRVLDKYARVLWRL
- a CDS encoding DegT/DnrJ/EryC1/StrS family aminotransferase, whose translation is MMLPLATETWDEAEFSAMQRVIVSRQYTMGREVRAFEEELSALLGVQYAVMVNSGSSANLLAVAGLVYHPDALLRRGDTVIVPGVSWSTTYFPLSQYGMRLRFVDVHPETLNIDPDLLEEAITPDVRGIFAVNLLGNPCAYGRLLEICDRYGLVLLEDNCESLGARLNGRYTGTFGLCGTLSTFFSHHISTMEGGVLLTDDKRLYHTLLSLRAHGWTREQPPDSHLAVDIDTFMAKFRFVLPGYNVRPLEISGAIGREQLKKLPRLVEARRRNAAVFTTLLGERRDVRIQREEGSSSWFGLAIILRGSLAGRRNEVVERLDSAGIESRPIVAGDFTCNPVIRHLDHEIPHPLVVSQEIDRDGLFVGNHHYPIDSALTHLCGILDELSAGSS